CCATGGTTGTGGTCCAACTGAGACTGGAGACGATCTTCAATTTTGAATCTAGGCGCCCAGAGTTGGGATTCTCTTCTGTGTGAAACACTCACACACGTTGAAACAAGCGACTGATCCACACGTGCGCGCATAAAGGTCATACGATCTCAAAGAATCACACGGGGAATGTTGTTCGTCCCTATGACCTTCTTATTTAtctttctatataaatattaaatttcatatataataataataataataaaggaaatGAAGGCTTTAAATACACCAAATTTATTATGACCCTCCAATCAGTGGGTTCAAGAAGTGAAGCCATAGGCCCCAACTCAGTCCGACCTTGAACATTAGAGCAGTGGTAATACTCTGGTCAGTAACAAGTGCTTTGGAGAAAGAACATGAATTTGGAGAGTGGTGTCCCacgtgtaattatttttaaaatatcatgaaCATGTGGTAGCATGGACTTTTCAAAATTAGACTTTAACCATGCtgaatggaaaaggaaaaaaaatgtttgatgaTATTAATTGTCTattaaaacttatgattttGTATTTGGATTGGTTGGCTAAGCTGGGTTTACGGTAAAAACCCAGGTTACCCTTCATACCTGTCCTTGTTACACGGTAAATTTTACGTGTCACTCTCTTATTGGCTGCCCTCCATTTACCTTTCCTGCGACATTTTAATTCACCGCGCGGgaactcatttttcatttttcacgtTTTAAAAAgctgatatttttcattaattaccAAAACTTATAGTACCTCTTCCCGCGCGAAGATGGCGAGTGCAAGTTAGCAAGGCGCACTCACTAACATACACCGGCAACACGAACACGATCATTTTAGCCAACCGCCAGAGCTCAGCGCCAGCGCGGGCACGGCTGAGTGAGGCAGCGGAGCGGCGTGGCTGCGATGGCGAATCCGCCGATAACTCGGAAGAGGGTCCACGCCATTGCCAGTGGCATTCGTCGTGGGCCTAATGGAAGCGCCTTTGAGAAATGGTATTATTcgcccccctctctctctctctctgtgttcAGTTTCGTTTGATGGGTTCCGATATTTGCAGCCATGGTTGTGGCGTTTCGGTGGCGATAGCTCTGGCCGATATGCATGACTGTGGATTGAAGAGGGATGTGAAGAGATTCAAAGGACAGCGTGAGGTTCAAATTCTGAGGAAACAAACGTGTTTGGGCGAACCCAGATCGCCTTTTAGGCTTTTCATGTGTGTTGTCTCTTTCTTCATTGTTCTTATCTATATATTCTCTCAGTGGAAATCCCTACAGAAAATGTTGtgaaaaattcaaggaaaattGAAGCTAAATTTGGTGGGTATGTTTCTGTTGGTGGGGTTTTGTAGGGAAAACTTTAGGAAGGCCAGCAAGACTGGAAATCCGATTGATGTTGATCGAATAGGATTTGAAGCATGGAAGAAAATGTCAATGGAGGTATAAATTTGTAAGAAAAATTGTATTGGGTTTTGCCCAATTGGTTTTATTAGAATGTTAATAtgattattacattttttttttaattaggagaGGAAACCATATATCATTCAAGCTGAAAAAGTGAATTCAGAACACCTGAAAATCTTGCTCAAAGAAGAACATGATAGGGTAGAGGTAATTGAACTAGTCCAACTTTTGATCTGTGAACTAATAAATCTGAATTATAGTGAGGTTCCATTACTTCTGAAGAATGGGCTCATGGACTCTGATTGTTTGCAGGTAGACGACGAGGCGGATTCAGCAATGGTTGGGAAGTTTGATAAGGTTAGTCTTCAATTTCCAGTGCCCACCACAGGGGTTTTGAGTTTGAAGCCTGGTTGGATGCAGTTCCACTTGTTTTTCTATTCATCCACTTGTGATTTGCAGTTCTATGGCTTCTATGAAGACTCTGAAGATTCAGATAGCTTCCAAAGTTTTCGGTCTAAAACAATCGAGAGCTTTAACACGTTCACTTGGTACCTCCCTCTTTGCTTTGTCTGCTGTGTTTTCAGCATTGCAGTCAAGTTTAGACTGTTTGGAAACTTCTTGAAAGCAATTTTCTGCTCTTtagaatagatttttttttttcttcccacaaaactttgtttttgagaatttgttttgagGATAAGgttgttttgtaaaacaaatttGAGGCACATTTATGGTGTGTTTGGGagtgttttcatttaaaatgtttttattagaaGCATTTTATCTAGAAACTGTTTTGGAATATCACTTATCAAGTGCTTTTTAAGAAAGTACCCtaattgatttttcaagtttacttgatttttttcaaaacgttttttaaaaatgcttttcaaAAACATAGTCAAATAAGCTAttagttgaaaatataaagaatactTGAAAATCCTTACATTAAAGGCTTGTCACATTTCATAAAGAATAAGtcgagaaaattgtttttcatatttgagttttcaaacatgattttatttttaaaaacaattaacaatTCTTTGTAAGAACCTTTGTCGAAAGATGTTTTCTAATAACAATACTCAAAAACATTGCCCAATACACCTATTCAACTTCACCTTCCTATTCTACAGATGGCTACTTACCAAACTTCCCCATATGAAACAGGGGCCCTTATTAAAGATCAAAATCATGGATATTTGAAGCCTTTGGTTTTTGTCAACAGTTCAAATCCAGAGCTCTGGAAGAGCTTTCCCCACCACCTCTCCTCAAAAGCAAGTCATTTGGCTGTTGTTCATTTATAGAGTACAGAAAGGTCTCATATTTTGTTTCTGATGctgttaatatattttctgGGGACACTGCTGATGAAGCATTGCTCATATTCTCATCAGAGTAATCGAAATCTTTTCTTGTGAATTCATCGGCATGGATTACTAGTTCCTGCTGGTTTTGATGTATGGGCTCATTGATTTAATCAAAATGCTCGGTTTGAACACTTCCCCATTTCCTTCAAACTgaatagaagaagaagatcaagaagaaagagaaaatgagagaaaaaataaattagttaggGTTCATTTGGTTGCAGAGAAAGTGAAGGAACACAATTGAAATAAGCTAAACCCTATGGGAAACCCACAATGAGGGATCCTTTGGGCTGATGAGTTAAAGATCATCTGCTTGATTTTCCTTTTAACCTTTTGTTTTCTCAGTAGCCAAACAGGGGACAGTGCAGAAGAACATAGGAGAGTTTATAGAGTGAAACGATGAATTGAAGGGTGAAAATGATTGCTTTGAtacagataaaaaaaatttaagtggaaTTTATATAGTTTTTGGAATTGATCATCTTTTCACATTTTAGCTcaaaatagatttattttaacatttgtaatttgtcttaaattttaaaaaaatgtgttcatttttcatttttctttttcttttttggtttttaaaatatggatGAGGAAATGTTAATatttaggctatatttggtttaaaaaattcaaaggaaatagatatagagaaaaagataaaaagaaagaaataaaaaatatataaatttaaaataaataagttatttttattttttttatataaaagatgaaataattttaagatttatatattttttactcattttaattatattatttattttatagtttttataataaaataaaatatgaaaaaaacatttctttttctttttatttttggaattaaaatataTCCAATCGAAAAAAATTACTCATAATTCTCAAATTAtgcatgataattttttttatcattatcttATTAGTACAAAGAATTGTGAGCCGTCATAATTtctatatcttttaatttttaatttcgtacaattttttaataaagattataatcaaagataaaataaatttaaaatataaataattaagtaattacAACCAAAAAGTTTGATAcgttcatttttttaataagatttatcattttttatatttttcccccATTctatatccatttttttttcttttcaaattttatttttcttggttgttttaggattatatatataattcttcttcgatttatttatttacgaTTATAATCCTACGGTGTAAAGTCGATTGGGTCCCAGTTTTGGTGGAATCAACCGATGGAAAGATGGACAGCAGATTTGGGCGCAGGATCGTGCCAGATCAGATGGAGGCTACATTCTCACACCCCAAAGGAAAGCAAAGCAAAGCATCGTATGTATAAATAAAAGGCATTTGTCACAAATCGTCTGAACTTCAAGCAAAATTACTGTTTCCGCCTCTAATCTCCGCCAATGGCACTGAAAGAAAACCAAGAGGAGCCTCCGATCTCTGAAAACCCTAACGGCGACGAAGAAGGAGGAGAAGAATCTCAGGCCGACGGCGTTGGCGACTtcgaagatgaagatgaagatgaagcgGAGGAGGAGGATGAGGAAGAAGAAGCAGGGAGCGAAAAATCGAGATTGGCTGAGGATGGTAGCAAATTGGAGAGCATGTTCCGACGATTGGCGAGTGAGAAAGTGAAGCTGCGAGTTCACGATGTTCTGATTAAAGGAAACACCAAGACCAAGGACTCGTTGATCGAAGCCGAACTGGAAGCCATCAAGAACGCCACTACAATGCAAGAGCTGCTCAAGGCTGCTGGCATCGCCAATCATAGGTTTCATAGCTTCGGTATCTTCGATTCCGTTGGTATTACGCTTGATTGTGGTCCGCCTGAGCTCCCTGGCACTGTTAACGTCATTGTTGATGTTGTTGAAACTAAGAATCCACTCACTGGTGACTTGGGCATTTTCACCAAGCCTGAggttctttctctttctctttataTATGTATACGCTCAATGtatcttgttttgattttgttcatCGGTTGTGAAaaatgctctgtttggttgcttagaagagaaaaaaagataaatagaaTTGTATTGTTTGGATGAAAAACTAGATGATCTACTGTACTAACGCTTGTCAATGATTCTTTGACTTGAGCATCATTTATTAGGACTCACATTTTTAACTTGAGGATTATTGTGGATCGATGTGGAGGGTTAGGAGTTAGGACTCACATTTAAGGCAGTTTGCAAATAGGCTTATGCAACATTAGTAACTCCAACTCTACTGTTTAATCAATTGTTGTTCAACAAAGTGAGTTTTGGTCAGATAGCTCTACTGGGTTTGTTAAATTTCGTTtaggatattttatttaagcTTAATTTTCTTAACAGTTGAGTTGGATGTCATTTAGTTGTATGATATAATATgcccttgaggcttggctcaagtggtaaaagGGATGGGGaaggtttgtgggaggttcaggttcaagtcccaatggggacaaaaatttacctataaaaagaaaagttgtatgatataatatatttaagaaatttaacCAAAAGAAGACCAATTTCAAGTTAATTCATTGAAGTATGTCTATGATGGAAGCTCAAGTGGGCATTTGGAGTATATTGTAATTGCTAATGAAGGTTCTTATCTTGAATCTCTGAATTTTGGGAGGGGTGAATACGTGATCTTGATTTTTAAgcacaaaaatttatttattctcatttatgaatttatttggtCAAGATATGACATTCAAGAACTAGGATAAAAATCTAATCACACACGAGACAGATAATGTGTATGTAAAGCTACTTATATAGTCTATCAAAAActttacaaatataaaattcatagGTTTAATTGACCGTAGAGAAATGTACTAATTTGAAAGAATAAGCACACAGATTTACCTATACCAGATGCTGCCTTCTCCTAACAGTCTTATGCAGACTAGCACCTACATTTGTCTTTACATCCATGATGTAGCACTTCATGCTTCTTAGCAAACTCCTCAACGAATTGTGGTCAACCACCACAACTCAATCTCAAATACAAGTTAGGTTTTTAAGAGTATTGGGAATGCTCAGTAGAATAAGGACAATTGTAGTTTAGAATGTGTGTGCTATTCAACATCATAAGATGTAATTTATATGGACAAAACTCCAAGGGGTTGAGTCTAATAacattaattataaaaacacagtttaaaaattacaagaaaatatGTGAGCATTGCTCCAAGCGCTTGAGCGCTTGCAAGGGGTGCTTGAGAGCTCTTTTGGGGTGCTTGGGTGATCCTTAAAAACTTGTGTTTTTACTACCCATTAATTTTGTGCATCATTGTAAAGCTGTTATATGccctttttttttaccattatttAATACCATACTTACCTGAATGACTCTATGTTAGAATTGATGATCTCAAGCTTTTAAGGGCTAGTGTAAGCCCTAGGAAGTACATAGAGTGAATCCAGTAATgtttggaacaaaattgtcaacctaAACTAGCTATCTAACACATTGACAACTAATTTGTATCATTCAAGGTTAGAGTGTTAGATTCCAGAAAAAACATGAAACTTAGGCTTGTCTCaacctctttttatttttttatttttttttataggcaggCCTGGCTCAACCTCTATTAACTTCAACAATCGCTTTGATATGTCTTGTGGTCAAATCTTGGTGATTAGTTTCACCTTGGTTTGGAGTCTTATAAATTTACACATTAGTtcttaattttttgtgtttgtgGGTATCCATTCTTCTCAGAGCCATGATGCCTATATGTTAAGATACAATTACATATTTAAGGTTCCATGCATATTTATTGCATAAAATGAGCATAATGCGCACATCAATAATGTGGATGACTTAGTCATACAAAAACGGAAAGTATGTTTTTGTTGCTTATGCACTAGCACATGTACAATCATGTAAACAGtcacaccattttttttacaatCATGTGTGGCAGAACATAAATGGAGAGGTGTCATTGGTGTTACACTTGTATATCTCAAATATCCATGAAtaaactttattaatatatacTTATTCTGTGcttt
This DNA window, taken from Vitis riparia cultivar Riparia Gloire de Montpellier isolate 1030 chromosome 13, EGFV_Vit.rip_1.0, whole genome shotgun sequence, encodes the following:
- the LOC117929174 gene encoding high mobility group B protein 7 isoform X1, with translation MANPPITRKRVHAIASGIRRGPNGSAFEKCHGCGVSVAIALADMHDCGLKRDVKRFKGQREVQILRKQTCLGEPRSPFRLFMENFRKASKTGNPIDVDRIGFEAWKKMSMEERKPYIIQAEKVNSEHLKILLKEEHDRVEVDDEADSAMVGKFDKFYGFYEDSEDSDSFQSFRSKTIESFNTFTWGPY
- the LOC117929174 gene encoding high mobility group B protein 7 isoform X2; this translates as MANPPITRKRVHAIASGIRRGPNGSAFEKCHGCGVSVAIALADMHDCGLKRDVKRFKGQREVQILRKQTCLGEPRSPFRLFMENFRKASKTGNPIDVDRIGFEAWKKMSMEVDDEADSAMVGKFDKFYGFYEDSEDSDSFQSFRSKTIESFNTFTWGPY